The genomic interval ctaccctttggaatgacttccaTAGTAACAGTGAATATATTTCGTTTTTAAGTGGAGATCTCTCaaatagcacattggtaataatagtcagtgacaaatatcatagCTGGGCTTGATTAAAACCCTGGATAGGAGACCAAagggtagctgtagatagatcaattctccagtaggaggtgctgcccagcctatttatttttgtctgATCGTGGATATAATGTTGAAGATCTAACATTGTTTTAaaagtacaaattcaacatattttatgtgAGGTTCGGGCTATATTGAAATTTGGTTACCAAAAAGACATAATCCTGGGGTTGAAACTTCACCCTTTAAAACAATAgtttatgttgatgacttttttcaaatccaatgtattttccacatttTCCAAGTCAGAATAAgttgacaaattacattgaaacaaagttgattcaaccggtttgtgcccagtgggagtcTACTGTAATAGACTATTTGGTCAAGTTATAGCCATTACACATTCTCAGTTTTCCTATTGACTATTTCTACATGTAAGTGCATAGAATTACGACCATGTGGGAGGCAAAAGTATCTAAGGGGCCAGATATAGCCTATTGCAGGAGCTTTTGCACCAGTTTTTATGTACCTTTTCAATCTTTGAATGGAACAGATTCAAAACCGTATCTTTCAAGCAAAGAATCGAATTGTTTATAAATGCAATCTCATTGCATAATATAACATGGTTCTGACAACATATACTTTTTCAGTAATTAGGCTATTTGTATATTCGGCTCACCACTTGTGTTCCATATTGCATTGGTTTGATTCTTGTAACCATTCTTCATGCATTCATCCAAATATGACTTGGGGTCGCAGCCGGATATCAATATTTCTCTCAGGAGGGCAATGTAGGCAATGGCGAGTCTCAGGGTATCAATCTTGGACAGGCGCTTTTCGTAAGGAAAGGTGGGCACGTGGCACCGCAGCTCTTCGAACGCCGAATTGATACtcagcatcctcttcctctcccggATATTAGCGGCGTGTCGCTGGATCTTGTACGGGTGATGGGGCACAAACCGCAGCGGCCTGCGCTTGCTCAACTCGTGGGGCTCGTCCGCCGAGGAGCTGTCCACTTCAGGACCAGCGCCAAGGCCGGGAGACTGCGAGTCCAGGTCTGTGAAGGTCAGCTGCGCGTCCGGGAACATGGACTGGCCGCCGAACGAGGACCATGGCGAAAGCTGGCCGGTGACCGTGGTGCAGTCAACGAGTAGACTGTCCAACTGGGCCTGGAACTGGAAGTTAAGGTCCATTTGGCCCCAGAAATCAAAGTCTGTAGTGCCATCTTGATCCAAGTCAAATAATACATCT from Oncorhynchus kisutch isolate 150728-3 linkage group LG26, Okis_V2, whole genome shotgun sequence carries:
- the LOC109870688 gene encoding transcription factor 21-like, with product MEDVLFDLDQDGTTDFDFWGQMDLNFQFQAQLDSLLVDCTTVTGQLSPWSSFGGQSMFPDAQLTFTDLDSQSPGLGAGPEVDSSSADEPHELSKRRPLRFVPHHPYKIQRHAANIRERKRMLSINSAFEELRCHVPTFPYEKRLSKIDTLRLAIAYIALLREILISGCDPKSYLDECMKNGYKNQTNAIWNTSDLTARLSWIKWD